The genomic stretch CAAAAATTTGTGTTGATTAACGATGGGATGGAAAGAACCTCCCGAAACTTTATCAATAAGAACGAGAATGCTGTAGAATCAATTAAATATACAGTAGATCAGCAGGGAAACAACGAAAAGGATCTTCCTAAGGTTGCTGCCTCTGAGCAGATTAGAGAAGCTACGGCAGAGGTTTATAACTACCTGGAAGAGTTGAAGCAGCAATTGATTTCCGAATCCAAAGCGAAAGGCGATGATGGTGCATATCAGAATTCAAGCTTGAAGAACACTGAAATTGCGGGCAATATATTTGCCAATCAAGGTAAAGGCGAGGAAATGAAGACTAGACTAAATTCCTATCCACAGCAAATAACTGAGATATTGGCTAGTGCCGGAGTTCCTGAATTGAGTTTTTCTCCTATTGCGAAGGATGCAAAAGATATTCCTCTTTTTGCAAACAATAGAGAAACAAAAAACAAGGACTTTGTCGCTTTGAATTTTGTGAAATCCCCTGTAGGAGCAGTAATGGCCTTGATCTCACAATACCAAAATGAGGTGCTGAACATCGAAAGTGAAGCGCTGACAGCATTGGCTAATACGATAGGTTCCTTCTTCTTCAAAGCGGATGTGACAGAGGCAAGAATTGCAGCCTCGTCCAATGTGGTAGCAGCTGGTACCAAATTTGAGGCGGATATGTTTATCGCTTCCAGTTCTTCTACAGCCCTTCCTACCATGACTTATGATGGGAAATCAGTTCCAGTAGATGCTAAAGGTTTCGGTAAGATCGAATTTACTGCTACCCCTGCGGCAAGTTATGACGATAGAGGATTGGCTGAAAGAGTATTGAAAGGTGAGATTGTTACAAATGTAGGCGGAGAAGACAAGGTTCTTCCTGTAGAATACAAGTACTATGTAGCACAGCCTGTTATCGAAGTTACTTCTGAAGTTGTACAACAACTTTATGCAGATTGTGCTAATGAGCTTTTAATTAAGGTACCTGCATTAGGCAATACCTATTCGCCTGAGTTTGCCGTATCCAATGGTCAGTCTATCAAAGGTAATTTGCCTGGTGAGGTGACAGTAATTCCTGGCGCTTCAGGTAAAGTAACTATTGGGGTAAGTAGTGGAGGTAATAAAATTGGTGACAAGTCGTTTGATATTAAACCAGTCCCAGTTCCCAATATTGTCCCTGAGCTTTCCAATGGGAATGCTGTTGATATTAGTCAATCTTATGCAGTTGGTGCTTTGACTGGTCTGAAAGTTTCAGCTAAGCCAGAGTCAAATTTTGGACGAACTATGGCTAAAGATGCTAATTTTGAAGTAACTGGGGGTGAGGTAAGATTGTTGAGAAGTGATGTACCGAGACAAACTATCCAAATATCAAATGGTAGTAGCATCGCAATGCGTCAATTGCTCGAAAGTGCAAGGGCTGGTGATGATATCGTTGTGGTAGTAACACAAGTGACCCGAACCAACTTTAGAGGAAATAAGATTCCTTCAACATTGAATCAGGTGATTAGGATTGGGGTGAAATAGTCCTTGAAATTGAAATACTATTAATGTATAGTTTATGAAAAAGTTTCTTCCAAAATTAATCTTGTCCCTGCTGATAGCAGTAGGATTTGCACCACTTGCAAGTGTGGCACAGATCCCTGCTACTAGTGTGAGCCCTTCGGGCTATGGAGATCGTCAGTTTGATATAGACACGATATACTCCGCCAAGAGAATCCGTGAGGATGATAAAATGTATCAGGTAGGTGTATGGAGAAGAATTGACTTACGTGAAAAGTACAATAAGCCTTTATATGGTTCCGGAGATGCCAAGTCAAATGGAATAATAAGCCAGATTTATAAGGCTATTGTAGAGGAAAATGCATTGGAGGTTTTCGGAGACGAGGATTTTACGCAACCCTTATCTATTGCTGAGTTTCAGGATAATTTCTGGCTAAATGCAACAGGAGATAGTATCTTCACCAAGCAACTTTATTACCTAGACTTCAGAGAGGACTTTGTATTTGATAAGCATCATTCTATGATGGTTTTTGATATCAAATACTTAGAGTTGGTTATGCCTTCTGAGACTAATTCCAATGCAGGCCAAAAAACTATCGCGTTTATCAGATATAAAGATTTTTATAATTACTTCAAAGATCATCCTGAGGCAAGATGGTTGAATTTCCAGAACACTTCCAAAAGTCTTACCTATGATGAAGCATTCGAAACTAGGCTTTTTAGGTCTGTGGTGAGAAGGTTTACAAATTCAGAAGATGCTTTGATTGCGGATTTGGTGAAAGCAGATCATCCCAATCCAGAAATGCAGGCATATATAAATGCACTGGAATACGAATAT from Algoriphagus sp. NG3 encodes the following:
- the gldM gene encoding gliding motility protein GldM is translated as MAGAKETPRQRMIGMMYLVLTALLALQVSNQILQKFVLINDGMERTSRNFINKNENAVESIKYTVDQQGNNEKDLPKVAASEQIREATAEVYNYLEELKQQLISESKAKGDDGAYQNSSLKNTEIAGNIFANQGKGEEMKTRLNSYPQQITEILASAGVPELSFSPIAKDAKDIPLFANNRETKNKDFVALNFVKSPVGAVMALISQYQNEVLNIESEALTALANTIGSFFFKADVTEARIAASSNVVAAGTKFEADMFIASSSSTALPTMTYDGKSVPVDAKGFGKIEFTATPAASYDDRGLAERVLKGEIVTNVGGEDKVLPVEYKYYVAQPVIEVTSEVVQQLYADCANELLIKVPALGNTYSPEFAVSNGQSIKGNLPGEVTVIPGASGKVTIGVSSGGNKIGDKSFDIKPVPVPNIVPELSNGNAVDISQSYAVGALTGLKVSAKPESNFGRTMAKDANFEVTGGEVRLLRSDVPRQTIQISNGSSIAMRQLLESARAGDDIVVVVTQVTRTNFRGNKIPSTLNQVIRIGVK
- the gldN gene encoding gliding motility protein GldN, with the protein product MKKFLPKLILSLLIAVGFAPLASVAQIPATSVSPSGYGDRQFDIDTIYSAKRIREDDKMYQVGVWRRIDLREKYNKPLYGSGDAKSNGIISQIYKAIVEENALEVFGDEDFTQPLSIAEFQDNFWLNATGDSIFTKQLYYLDFREDFVFDKHHSMMVFDIKYLELVMPSETNSNAGQKTIAFIRYKDFYNYFKDHPEARWLNFQNTSKSLTYDEAFETRLFRSVVRRFTNSEDALIADLVKADHPNPEMQAYINALEYEYKLLEYENSLWEW